The Cydia splendana chromosome 2, ilCydSple1.2, whole genome shotgun sequence nucleotide sequence GAAAAAGAATTTTCCacatttttaaaaaataattcGAAGGATATAGTCGATTTCGCTGCCAATGATGGCATCAAATTCAGTTTCATTCCTCCTTATTCTCCCCATTTTGGCGGATTATGGGAGGCTGGAATAAAAGCGTGCAAATTTCATTTGAAACGTGTAGTAGGTAATGCTAGGTTAACTTACCAGGAATTCAGCTCGGTTTTGACACAGGCCGAAGCCATCCTGAATTCCCGGCCCATGTCACCCTTGTCCACAGATCCTACTGATTTATCCCCGCTCACGCCCGCCCATTTCCTAATTGGTCGGCCGTTGACCTGCCCTGCTAGCGAGGACCTGACGGATGTGCAGCCTTCCCGCCTGTCTCGCTACGCCAGGATCGAAGCCCTACGTCAACACTTCTGGCGTCGTTGGGCTACTGAGTACGTTACGGAGCTCCAGCGACGAACCAAGTGGAAGACTCATAAAGACGACATAGCGTTAAACAGTCTCGTTTTAATCAAAGATGATAACCAGCCTCCTCTCAAATGGCGGTTAGGCCGAGTCACGCGTCTATACCCTGGGAGCGATGGCGTGAACCGTGTCGCCGACATCCTCACGGCGACAGGAACAATACGACGCAGCTTTTCAAAGATCTGCCCGCTACTACCAGAGCCGGCAGCCCTAGACGGATGAAGACTACTTTGGGAGATGGTGCTCCCAAGGCCGGGGGCATGTTCACGCACCTACTAGCGACACCTAGCGGCGCTGCGACGACAACTGCTATACCGCCCCTCTCCGTGCTCATCTTGTCTCGTTCATTCGCCTCGATATACGACACGATATACACGTTACTCgttacatttaaaaatttgaGCTGTATAAAGCCACTTTTcctaataaattaattttctataattttaataaacgtcttCATTGAATGGACCCTGGAAAACCACCGAATCCTGCAcaacccaaaaatattaaataaccaCCAATATTTAAACCGCATTTTAGTTTAAAATgtcatgtaatttttttacatctcgttattctattaaattaattaatccacttcctGACCTTTTTCTAGTACTTACATAGTATTCCGTTTCTGTAagaacctaacccacttttccaatagcatttcgtttctgtaagggtcacagttctaacttaacctaacccacttttctgatagcggTTCCGTTTTGTGAGGAtcgtagttcaaacctaacccaacccacCCAAATTACGTAGAATTTaacgtacttacctatattaacATAACAAAAAGTTCAAATAAACGTCTTTTTGGAATATAAAATTAGCCAATaaaaaacgtttgctaaataagtttttgtcctAATAACATTTGGCATGATGCCaaatgataatttgaccaaataaattatatgcgaagtgtaactttgctaaaggttcctttgggaaatgaaactattgcgataagtttattgggaagtgaaatttggcgaaaggtatttggcccaaacgaaagtacaccgGGAAGAACGCATCTCGCTGTACTGTTAGAAAGAGAAGCAAAACTGAATAGTACCTGTTTAGTGCGTCGTTGATCGCCGACAAGCATTTATTTTGCCGCAGTTTCTCTGCTATGGTGTGTTTTGCTTGAGAGAGAGGGAAGAACGCATCTCGCTGTACTGTTAGAAGGAGTAGGCATGCTTGGCAGTCTTCAGAGATGTATGAGACGTGACCGTGGAGGAAACCACTGGAATTAAAAACAaagttgtcaaaaaactgtCAAAAGCAGCAGAAGTAGCAAAGCGGgcgatataatatattataactagcgacccgccccgccccggcttcgcacgggttaacaaattatacacctaaagcttcctcaagaattactattgataggtgaaaacagcatgaaaatccgttcagtactttttgagtttatcgcgaacacacaaacatacacgcggcaggggactttgttCTTAAGGCGTAGTGATGACGTGAGCAACTTTCTTAAGagaattttgaaataaattaattatattatattattctatCTGGTTATATTCTTCTTATAGGATCAATAGAACTGATTCTGGGCAGGAACAACCTAAAATATCTACAAGCCCACTGTTATGTGAATTATATTCAATCATATATAAAAATAGATGGAAATCATGATGATCTTTCtccatttttacccgactacggcaacgcaaaaggagggttattaTGATTTTGGCCGGTATGTATGTGGTTCTTTTTAATATGAAGTTTCTATAAAAACTTTCTAGATTTTACATCAGATATACCACTTTTCAGTCAACCTAAATTCAACCTTCGACACAAAACAACAAAACTCATACTCACGTAGTCGAACTCTTAGCAGTCTTAAAATACTCCTAACTCCTCatcaattaacacattcaacaccaagaacccgactgtcgggttcactgttcgtagcgactacgcgctacatacgacgaaaccgtggctacgcgctacgagcgtaacccgtagcacttagtggtattgaatgtgttaagatacAGATGTACTTATAAGAACTTTCTAGATTATTCACTAAGTATATCAATTCACAGTCAACCTAAAATCAACCttgtatactaaccaaaaaaACTCATACTCACGTAGCATCAAACTTGGGTAAACATATCGGCGTCCAACTCTCAGCAGTCTTAAAAGACTCCGAACTCCTCACCAGATTAAACAACAAATGTATATCGGAAGGATGTAATGTATATTTCTTCATTCTCACTAAAGTGATCAGCTGGTTGCCTGCTATGAGTATTGCGAATACCAGGTCTCTTATTTTGTGACAGGCTGATATTATGGCGTGGGTTATGGATTCTCTGGATTTTTCTGGTAGAGGCAGGCAACGGACGGCACCTGGAAATAATTCTACAGGTTAATCAAaaagaaatatcaaacaaatAAGTTTCTTGTAATGTTTAGTCCGAGAAACCGTATATACCTAAACCTACCGAAGGCGATAATCGCTTAGAACCACTTGCAcgattcactaacccggggttaaccagtaaaacctggagttaccatggttaccagtacaatttgacgctaggttaacggtttaccCAGTTAACCcctatggtgcaagtggcccttagtaacCTATCAATAACTAACCCATCGAACCAAATTGTTTACATTCATGTGAGATATAGAATAGAGGCCGTGGccgagggtctgccatcttgtggcctgaatcggaaacataaacatgtGCATTGGCACTTCACGCCAAAGCAAGACTTGCTTTGGCGCACTTAGTgctgccatctaccgttctcgtatatttattttcttgtgcatagtaggttctgccatcttatGTAGCCCATTATTTAACACATTTTAGATAGTTtatcaaaaatttcatttttaataattACCAAGTAAAAACGCTGGGTCTTTTTCCATGAATATAAGCAAATGGTCTATAAGCCTTTCAGCGCCTGACAGCAATCTCCTTAGATCGTAGTTTCGACGTTGCTCGAAGATCTTGTTGAGTTGTGTCAGCGTTAGAACTGACACTATTTGGTTGAAGGCATATctgaaaatacaataaatgaaaTCTTTACAAGTTCTACACTCATTAAATACATTCGAAtcgtgtacattttatttttattattgataGATCTCAGGATATCTTAGTTGTGGTCTTCTCAATACTAGCTGCGGTCAAAGGAACTTAAACCTTCTACGCTGTACTTAGAATCCATATTTAAATGGCATCGCCACAGGTCGATATTAGTCGATAGCGCCCGCGTAGTGATACTTCCATTCAAATAGGAAACGTAACTACTGTATAGAAGGTTTAAATTCCTTTGACTCTAGTGTACGACGTGCCCGCACTGAATCGGGAAGGTATTATGTACACTTTTCCTGACTGTAGAACTGGTTGGCCACAATCATAACCTCACTTTAGGAATTACAAGTGTCAGTAAACGTTTACGGTTAGCTAAAAACTTACGTTAACTGTAAAACCAGCTGTGTTTCACTCTCATTGCTCTTTGACACTGCAACCAGTATCAAAGGTCCTTTCACTAAGAACACTGCTTTGCAGTCTTTAGTGTTGATGGCCCTCAGGATATCCTGGTTGTGGTCTTCTACTACGCTGACTAGCGCTTGGATGACTCCGCAGAGGCCGGCAAGCTTGTCCTCATTTCCATACCTGAAAGTAGTTAGGTAGTGATTTGTGACAATATATGACTATTACTGAATAAATGgatatatgatatgatataaacGTGTCTGTGAAGATATTCCTAAATTATCAACTCCAATGCAGGAATAATTTAGATACTTAATATAATATGGAATGggaaattttattgaaaataaaaattcatttatttgtaaacataggTTCGACATTACACAGCTCTTAAATAATGTctgtttataatttatgaaaCCCCAGTAATCCATCAACAGCCGGttgttgaattttgaattttgaattttgaaaagAAAATTTTCATCTTAAGCAATtcttatacctatacatatttatatatttcggggatcttggaaacggctgtaccgatttcgttgaaatttacTATAAGGTCGTTTTCGGGGGCAAAAAGTCAATCTAGCtaaggaaaacgcgcatttttgagtgtTTACATGTTTTCTAAGCAAAGCTCGGTTTCCcaggtacaatacaatacaattatcCTTTATTCACTGACTcatttgtagttttattttgttccTTTATCACTGTTTTTAATTGTTATTAATCAGGTTGTCGGGATTTCTGACAAAAGCTTCTCAAGGTTTCCCAAGCACTAAATACTAAAATGGAACTCACCTAGAGTATATAGGTTTACCGGCAGAACTCAATATAAACACATGCTTCTCCTTGTTGACGAGCTCCGGAGACTTCAGGTAATCATCCTGCTCACTTTCCACTTCCCCGTTCTCTTCCACCAGATTGGAGTTGCTGGCTGACGCTGACATGGATTCCTGGAAATATaatcaaatattatttaataca carries:
- the LOC134801653 gene encoding protein SAND, whose translation is MASTSKDSVPATSDVQVNIGSDLEPGACPESILNPTDSFEEFASEMSSSLQERNDSLTVKSSTISEIQSEIGESSKEAQMKTAKSSDDLRNKDESMSASASNSNLVEENGEVESEQDDYLKSPELVNKEKHVFILSSAGKPIYSRYGNEDKLAGLCGVIQALVSVVEDHNQDILRAINTKDCKAVFLVKGPLILVAVSKSNESETQLVLQLTYAFNQIVSVLTLTQLNKIFEQRRNYDLRRLLSGAERLIDHLLIFMEKDPAFLLGAVRCLPLPEKSRESITHAIISACHKIRDLVFAILIAGNQLITLVRMKKYTLHPSDIHLLFNLVRSSESFKTAESWTPICLPKFDATGFLHGHVSYISEDCQACLLLLTVQRDAFFPLSQAKHTIAEKLRQNKCLSAINDALNRHPDLPTTDPLKHIGIPEIRHFMYKCKSTAQLFTSDPISIDRLQDYRLRHKEGGDVVKERKLTKMSEIDYVRNYRKFCSQIHCTSTPAKLIFRSNSQDTILAWITNGFELYVTFDPLMDKDHAIKAVDRLLRWIKREEQRIFIMNAPTF